In Misgurnus anguillicaudatus chromosome 5, ASM2758022v2, whole genome shotgun sequence, a genomic segment contains:
- the LOC141363905 gene encoding P2X purinoceptor 7-like has translation MDRNDSFSDAEEVVNVYSYSYDGPQPYNYEPVMQPREQGQARIRQVGQRRQIELWCEENQWRTGQVSWCLCGKCVPMVTAEESQCCRELDAYWALVENITPRLQVQCLTLHPGFEACCLNPYVLQIAYMHFRQEHGPLHASRNEQYRYTAYRQVVRWAYGVLGRHIRKPLPACVVSAIRSQFPEEGGLYKGFEWPHFGDE, from the exons ATGGATCGCAATGACAGTTTTTCGGATGCTGAGGAAGTAGTAAATGTTTATTCTTACTCATATGACGGACCACAGCCTTACAATTATGAGCCAGTTATGCAGCCAAGAGAGCAGGGACAAGCCAGGATTAGACAGGTCGGTCAAAGGAGACAAATTGAGTTGTGGTGTGAGGAGAACCAGTGGAGAACTGGGCAGGTTTCATG GTGCTTGTGTGGGAAATGTGTGCCTATGGTCACAGCTGAGGAAAGTCAGTGCTGCAGGGAGTTGGATGCATACTGGGCATTGGTGGAAAACATCACGCCCAGACTTCAAGTACAGTGCCTGACTCTGCATCCGGGCTTTGAGGCGTGTTGTCTAAATCCATATGTGCTACAGATAGCCTACATGCACTTTAGACAGGAACATGGACCTCTCCATGCCAGCAGAAATGA ACAGTACCGCTACACAGCATACAGGCAGGTTGTCCGCTGGGCCTATGGTGTTCTGGGCAGACACATCAGAAAGCCATTACCTGCATGTGTTGTGTCCGCTATTAGAAGCCAGTTTCCGGAGGAAGGTGGTCTTTATAAAGGCTTTGAATGGCCCCATTTTGGTGATgaataa
- the LOC141363864 gene encoding uncharacterized protein, protein MVNRCVCGGCTNSSLSGHRVFRFPKKTKDGGVFRAWVRFVQMRRRDFTSASVSKNAVVCSVHFRPEDYNDSDMMELNMGYRSKNFVRLRVGAVPSVHAARPSSPPGPSSSACGDGAGGKKDDNGSVRGAAERKRTLCTLLGDLEGNPSTASAAVLADPEEEAFSPLVPVSSVHDFGSQCNLRPLHRSSAVQAQPKMVSVGTQTKTSAPSTSPVHSDDDSSSLFMDEPDDVLWTPEGEKTSDSSEEETLQETPPDHIAADKFIVCRSQLMSLFTICPACSGKTQGNVEKQEGTFLKVKQVCAACGYQRFWQNQPMLHRNMPACNLLLSGAIHFSGCMATQTIRMLKLFGLQCITVNTFFRHQRLYTIPTVIKAWQNEQAGIIRDLKEMSGGLILSGDCRSDSPGHCAKYGTYSLIEDRINKVLDVQLVQSSEVPSSSWCELEGLKRSIRFLTEQNMQVSALITDRNRQVVKWVREELCSKGTNHFFDIWHIGKSVGKALDAAAKDRDCEDLKLWRPAVINHLYWTAASTPNGDADVMEAKWKSMVNHVQDIHVHDTPTFPCCAHLPLEGETRNKAWLEPGSTVAVKLESIASRTALVKDVRQLSPQHQTFSLKAFHSLMLHFAPKHTGFSFLGMYSRLLLAALHFNHNSDRQDAQTSDGEARYAVRYPRFRKGGWVVRPVKEKPSYTYASSLMESLRVEYSRSPQSLRESSTVLFLNAPAPLSSSYQRIDKDEAVGLYKAQHSRFNIL, encoded by the exons ATGGTAAATCGTTGTGTTTGTGGAGGTTGCACAAACTCCAGTCTGTCAGGACATCGCGTCTTTAGGTTTCCGAAAAAGACCAAGGACGGCGGTGTCTTCCGTGCCTGGGTGCGTTTTGTGCAGATGAGGAGACGGGATTTCACTTCTGCATCTGTATCGAAAAACGCGGTAGTGTGCAGCGTTCACTTTAGGCCGGAGGATTATAATGACAGCGATATGATGGAGCTCAACATGGGCTACCGAAGCAAAAACTTCGTGAGACTCAGAGTTGGTGCGGTTCCTTCGGTGCACGCAGCACGTCCATCAAGTCCGCCCGGTCCGTCGTCGTCAGCATGTGGTGATGGCGCCGGCGGGAAAAAGGATGATAATGGGTCTGTCAGAGGTGCAGCTGAACGAAAACGCACACTGTGCACA TTGTTGGGAGACTTGGAAGGTAATCCGTCGACAGCCAGTGCTGCAGTGCTTGCTGACCCAGAGGAGGAGGCTTTCTCTCCACTGGTCCCTGTGTCATCAGTGCATGACTTTGGCTCACAGTGTAACCTGAGACCTTTACATCGTTCATCAG CTGTTCAGGCACAGCCCAAGATGGTTAGTGTGGGGACTCAGACAAAAACATCCGCTCCATCTACCAGTCCTGTGCACAGCGATGATGATTCATCCTCTCTTTTCATGGACGAACCTGATGATGTGTTGTGGACACCAGAAGGTGAAAAGACAAGTGATTCATCTGAGGAGGAAACACTGCAGGAAACTCCCCCTGATCACAT TGCTGCTGACAAGTTCATTGTGTGCCGAAGCCAGCTGATGTCTCTCTTTACAATTTGCCCAGCCTGTTCTGGAAAAACGCAAGGAAATGTTGAGAAGCAGGAGGgaacttttttaaaagtaaagcaG GTCTGTGCAGCATGTGGGTACCAGCGTTTCTGGCAGAACCAGCCAATGCTGCATCGCAATATGCCAGCATGCAACCTCTTACTGAGCGGGGCAATACACTTTTCAGGTTGCATGGCTACCCAAACCATCAGGATGTTGAAACTCTTTGGGCTTCAGTGCATCACTGTCAACACCTTCTTCCGCCATCAGCGATTGTATACAATTCCTACTGTCATTAAGGCGTGGCAGAATGAACAGGCAGGAATAATAAGAGATCTGAAGGAGATGAGTGGGGGACTGATCCTGTCTGGTGACTGCAG GTCAGATTCTCCTGGCCATTGTGCAAAGTACGGCACATATTCTTTGATCGAAGACCGAATAAACAAGGTTTTAGATGTTCAGCTTGTACAG AGCTCAGAAGTCCCAAGTAGCAGCTGGTGTGAGTTAGAGGGTCTAAAGCGCAGCATAAGGTTTCTGACTGAGCAAAATATGCAAGTGTCAGCCCTCATCACAGACAGAAATCGGCAG GTTGTCAAATGGGTGCGGGAGGAGTTGTGTTCAAAGGGAACCAACCATTTCTTTGACATATGGCATATTGGCAAAA GTGTAGGGAAAGCTTTGGATGCTGCTGCAAAGGACAGGGATTGTGAAGATCTGAAGCTGTGGAGGCCAGCTGTAATTAACCATCTCTACTGGACTGCAGCTTCCACTCCTAATGGAGATGCAGATGTGATGGAGGCTAAGTGGAAAAGTATGGTCAACCATGTTCAGGACATCCACGTACATGACACTCCTACGTTTCCCTGCTGTGCACATCTACCTCTAGAGGGGGAAACAAGAAACAAGGCGTGGCTGGAACCAG GATCAACTGTAGCAGTTAAACTGGAGAGTATAGCCTCTAGAACAGCGCTGGTGAAGGATGTTCGTCAGTTGTCCCCACAGCATCAGACCTTTTCACTAAAGGCATTTCACTCTCTCATGCTGCACTTTGCACCAAAACACACTGGGTTCTCCTTCCTTGGAATGTACAGCCG ACTTCTCCTTGCGGCCCTGCACTTTAACCACAACTCCGACAGACAAGATGCTCAAACCAGTGATGGTGAGGCGCGTTATGCTGTTCGCTACCCTAGGTTCCGCAAAGGTGGCTGGGTAGTCCGTCCTGTTAAGGAAAAGCCATCATACA CATATGCATCATCCCTCATGGAGTCTCTTAGAGTGGAATATTCAAGGTCACCACAGAGTCTACGAGAATCCAGCACTgttctgtttttaaatgcacCTGCACCCCTCTCCAGCTCCTACCAGAGGATTGACAAGGATGAGGCTGTTGGCTTATATAAAGCACAGCATTCAAGATTCAACATACTATAa